The Carcharodon carcharias isolate sCarCar2 chromosome 15, sCarCar2.pri, whole genome shotgun sequence genome includes a window with the following:
- the mmp23ba gene encoding matrix metalloproteinase-23 isoform X2, which translates to MGSLQPNLPTLNEKDTEKGIADAFQMWSEVSPFNFTEVPANVSADIKIGFYSINHTDCWEVPSHPCFDGITGELAHAFFPSHGEIHFDDFEHWILGKTYFSWRKVVWLTDLVHIAAHEIGHSLGLMHSLNSNSLMHKNATLTRKDKITRDDMWGIWRLYGCLDRLDECPSWALKGFCEKRHTLMKKHCPFSCDFCIDPPIPTNAPTPVPPRTKVRRVSKGRNVTIRCGRKVAHKKGILQWFKDGELLEFSYPGYIAMMGSKLSIIANAINEGTYTCLVKKKGKILTKYSWQLIVKE; encoded by the exons atGGGATCACTTCAACCTAACTTACCA ACCCTAAATGAAAAGGATACAGAAAAGGGAATCGCAGATGCTTTTCAAATGTGGAGTGAAGTTTCTCCTTTCAATTTCACTGAAGTTCCTGCAAATGTCAGTGCTGATATTAAAATAG GATTTTATTCCATAAATCACACTGACTGCTGGGAAGTTCCTTCTCATCCCTGTTTTGATGGGATAACTGGAGAACTAGCACATGCGTTTTTTCCATCCCATGGAGAAATCCATTTTGATGATTTTGAACATTGGATATTGGGTAAAACTTACTTCAGTTGGAGGAAGG TGGTTTGGCTCACTGACCTAGTGCACATTGCAGCCCATGAGATTGGACACAGCCTTGGACTAATGCACTCACTGAACTCAAATTCACTTATGCACAAAAATGCTACACTAACACGAAAAGATAAAATCACTCGGGACGATATGTGGGGGATTTGGAGGCTGTATG GTTGCCTGGACAGACTTGATGAATGTCCTTCCTGGGCCCTCAAGGGTTTCTGTGAAAAACGTCACACTTTAATGAAGAAGCATTGCCCATTTAGCTGTGACTTCTGTATAg ATCCTCCCATCCCAACCAATGCACCAACGCCTGTACCTCCCAGGACTAAAGTTAGGCGAGTTTCCAAAGGACGGAATGTTACAATTCGATGTGGACGAAAGGTTGCTCATAAGAAAGGGATATTGCA GTGGTTTAAAGATGGTGAACTATTAGAGTTTTCATATCCGGGTTACATCGCCATGATGGGCAGTAAGCTCAGCATCATTGCCAATGCAATCAATGAAGGAACCTACACTTGCCTAGTGAAGAAAAAAGGCAAAATCCTTACAAAATACTCTTGGCAGTTGATAGTTAAAGAATAA